DNA from Hyphomicrobiales bacterium:
GGGCTGGATGGTAGACCGCAGCGATGACCAGATCAGGTTCGCTGAAACCGACGTAGGCCGGGCCGATGGGTCCGACCTACGATCGAGCCCGATTGGCCGTTTTGTGCGCGCCTGGCGGGTGCGCCGCGCTCGTCGTAGAGCGGCTACACGGTTCACCATTTTCTCCTCGCTCACCCGTCGCATTTTGATTTTGAACCTGGTGGGGCTGGTGGCCCTGGTGACGGGTATTTTGTACCTCAACCAGTTCCGCGAGGGGCTTATCGATGCGCGCGTGCAGAGCCTGTTGGTGCAAGGCGAAATTATCGCAGGCGCCATTGTTGCCTCGGCCAATGTCGATGACGACAACACCATCGTTATCGATCCGGAACGTCTGTTGGAGCTCCAGGCCGGCGAGAGCCTATCTGTTTTTGACGACCCGCTGGAAAGCCTGGAATTCCCGATCAACCCGGAGCGTGTGGCGCCAATTCTGCGTCGCTTGATCACGCCAACAGGCACGCGGGCGCGCATTTATGATCCTGAGGGCAGCCTCATCATCGACAGCCAGGCGCTTTATGCGCGCGGGGCGATCCTGCGGTTTGATCTGCCCACGACCACCGGCAACGAGCCGGGCTGGTGGGACAAGATTTGGCAACGCGGACAACTCTATCTGCGCCGTTTCGACATGCCGCGTTACGAAGAAATCGGAGGCGCCAACGGGATGGTGCTGCCGGAGGTCCGCTCTGCCATGGCGGGGGAACCGGCAAGCATCGTGCGCGTCAATGATCGCGGCGAATTGGTTGTCTCAGTGTCGGTGCCTATCCAACGGTTCCGCGCCAACCTCGGCGCGCTGTTGCTCTCCACCCAGGGCGGCGATATCGACGCGATCATCTTCAATGAGCGCATGTCGATTTTGCGCGTCTTTCTTGTGGCGGCTGGTGTGATGGTAATCTTGTCGCTCCTCTTGGCAAGCACGATTGCCGGGCCGGTGCGCAAGCTTTCCGATGCTGCCGACCGCGTGCGTTACTCGGTGAAAGCGCGTGAAACGCTGCCAAGTTTCCAAGGCAGGCGCGATGAGATCGGCCATTTGGCGACCACGCTGCGTGGCATGACCGATGCGCTCTACAATCGTATGGACGCCATTGAGAGTTTCGCCGCCGATGTCAGCCATGAGCTGAAAAACCCACTCACCTCGTTGCGATCAGCGGTGGAAACCTTGCCGCGGGTGACCAGGGAAGAAAGCCGTCAACGGCTGCTTGAGGTGATCGAGCATGATGTGATGCGGCTGGACCGGTTGATCTCCGACATCTCCGATGCCTCGCGTCTTGATGCCGAACTTGCCCGCGAGGACGCGACGATCATCGACGTGAAGCCGTTGATTGAAGCCGTCATCGGCGTGCAGCGCGAGCTGGCAGCCAAAGACAGCATCTCCATCAAACTGGCGTTCACCCAGTCTGGCGACCAGGGATTCGTGCTTGATGGTCACGAGTCACGCCTTGGCCAAGTGTTCACCAATCTGCTCGACAACGCCCGTTCGTTCTCGCCGGACGGCGGCACGATCCATGTGCGCGTGCGCCGCGAGGAAGACGCCATCGTCATCGATATCGAAGATGAGGGCCCTGGCCTGCGGCCCGATGTTTTGGAGCGCATTTTTGAGCGCTTTTACACTGACCGCGCCGAACAGTCGGGCTACGGCAACAATTCCGGACTTGGGCTCTCGATCTCCCGTCAGATCATAGAAGTGCACGGTGGCACGATCGAAGCAGGCAACCGTTCTGGCCCAGATCCAGATACACCCGGCGGCGCTCGCTTTACGGTGCGTCTGCCGGCAAGCTCAGACGACCAAGCCTAATGGCCGCAACCGAAGAATCGACCGCCGAGGGCAATGCGGCGGTGCATGCCACGGCCTTGGCTTTGGGCGGCGTCGGCATCATGATCCAAGGCCCGTCCGGCGCCGGGAAGTCCCGTTTGGCCTTCGCTCTGCTGGAAGCGGCCGGTTGCAAGCCATCCTCCAGCAAGGGGTCGCAGACCGACGCGGCAACGGCGCTGATCGGCGATGATTACATCACGCTCGATCCTGGACCCGACGGCTACAATCTTCTCGCCAGTCCCGCGCCGAACCTTGCCGGGCTCATTGAAGTGCGCAGCATCGGCATCCTTGGGCTACCCTGGCGAGCGTCGACCGTGGTCCAACTCAGCGTTGAAATGGCGCCTTTGGAAGACCTTGAGCGCCTGCCGGAAACCGAAATGATCGACGTGCATGGGCATGCACTGCGGCACCTGATGGTGCCAATCGGCGACCTTGCCCACCAGATGGTTCTGGTGCGAACGGCCGCCTCGTTGATCACCCGTTAGCAGGCGCACAAAAAGCGCGTGAAGGACCGCTTCAACCCCTTGCCTTCGCTTTCAAAGGGGTGAAGGATGCGCCACCTTCAAAGGGTGCGTTGCCGCGCCCGGATGCTTTAAGGGCCTCATGATCGGTCTTCTTCTCGTCACCCATGGCAATCTCGCGTTGGAGTTCAAATCCGCGCTGGAACATGTCGTCGGGCCGCAATCGCAGCTCGAGACCATCTGCATCGGCCCAGATGACGATATGGAAGCGCGCCGCAGCGATATCGTTCAGGCGGCCGAGCGCGCCGACACCGGCAATGGCGTGATTGTCCTCACCGACATGTTCGGCGGAACACCCTCCAACCTTGCCATTTCGATCATGGACGATGCCAAGGTCGAGGTCCTTGCCGGCGTCAATCTGCCAATGCTGGTGAAGCTTGCCAGCATTCGCGGCGATATGGTGATGGCCGACGCGGTCGCTCATGCCAGCGAAGCGGGCCGCAAATACATTTCGGTGGCCAGTCAGATCTTGGATGCCGGATGAGCGAAGCCGCTGAAACCCAGATTCCCCCAGCCCCGCATGCCCAGACCGGCCGCGTCTTGACGATCCGCAACAAGCGTGGCCTTCATGCCCGCGCGTCGGCCAAATTCGTGCAATTGGCCGAGAGCTTCGATGCGGAGATCACAGTGACCAAGGGTGAGCAGTCGGTAGGCGGTACCTCGATCATGGGATTGATGATGCTGGCCGCCGCGCCTGGATGCGACATCACCGTCGATGCCACCGGACCGGACGCTGACAAGGCGTTGTCGGCGGTGTGTGCCCTTGTTGATGATGGCTTCGGCGAAGAAGACTGATCGGGTTTTTAGGCGCGGGCGAACACATGCGCCGCGACGGCCAGATCTTCTGCAGCCGTGCCGACGGATTTGAACAGGGTGGTCTGATCGTAAAACCGTCTACCGGCCCGTTCACCGCGGCAAAGGTCGAACAAATCGCCTGCCACATCATCAGCCGAGAACCGACCCTCTTCGATCGGGATGGCCAGGTCACCGGACTCCTTCAAGGCACCCTCGCGCGTATCGCAGAAGACGCGTGCCTTGGTGATGGCGTGGCTGTCACTCTCACGCATCGTTGGCTTGAATGCGCCGACCAGATCAACATGCTGGCCGGCCGACAGCCACATACCCTCTATCAGCGGCACCTCACTCATGGTTGCGCTGGAAACGATATCGGCGCCGCGAACAGCCCCTTCCAGATCATCGGTGACCGCGATGCGGGCAGGGATATCGGACAACCGACTGGCCACCTTTTCGGCGCGCTCCGGTGACCGGTTCCAGATCAGCACATGCTCGATCGGCCGCACCGCGCAATGGGCGCGAATGAGGTAGGGTGCAAGCGCACCGGCGCCTATCATCAAAAGCCGTTTGGAGTCGGTGCGTGACAGATAGGATGAGGCCAGCGCCGAGGCCGCAGCCGTTCGCCAGAGTGTGAGTGCCTGGCCGTCGAGCAGCGCCAGTGGCACACCGCTTTCCCCCGATAAGAGCAGATACGCGCCGACAACGCTGGGCAAATTGCGCAGCTTGTTGTCGGGCACGACCGACACCACCTTCACGCCGGTGTAACCCTTGGCCGAACTGCCCTGGCCAACAAAGTCGGTCCAGGCGGGCATGATCAGAAGCGTTGAATCGGGCGCATCGCCCGGCCGTTCGATGGTGTGATGATGGCGCAGGGGTGCGATTGGCGGACGCCTGAACGTTTCGCGCAGCGTCTCCACCAGGTCACGAAAATCAGCGACTTCGGCGATATCAGCGGCTGTGATGATCCGCATGGTCTAGTCGCCCGTCAGTTCAAGGACGACGGGAGCGTTAGCGCAGGGATGCTGGGCTCGGTAAGGCACGGGCGCCGGAAAGCTTGTTCAGCTGTTCTTTCTGCACATCGCGTTCGCGGGCGAGTTTGGTGGCTTCCACCTTCTTCTGGCGGGCTTCTTTGCGGTAAGCGCCCTGGGTGAACCAGGTTGCGATGCCGCCGATCAGAACGCCGAGAATGAGCGCGGCAAACAGCGCCACGAACAAAGGCACATTGACGGCAAACCAAGGTGCGTCGGTTGCCACAGGATCGAGCGAAATTTGCACCGACTGACGGTTGGCAACGCTGAAGACAATCAGCACGACCGCGAGCGGCAGAACGATCAAGACAGTCCAGAGGCGACTGGCAAGCTTACCCAGCATCAAGCGCCCTCATCGCCGGGGTTGAGTCGCTGGCGCATTTCTTTTCCGGTCTTGAAAAACGGTACCGCCTTGGCATCCACCTGCACTTGTTCGCCGGTGCGTGGGTTGCGGCCAACACGCGCCGGGCGATGCTTCACCGAGAACGCGCCAAAGCCGCGCAGTTCGACCCGGTCGCCACGTGCAAGCGCATCGGACACCGTATCAAGAATAGCTCCGACGACGTTTTCAATATCGCGCTGGTAAAGATGGGGATTACGCTCAGTAATGCGCTGAATAAGCTCTGATTTGATCACACCATCATCCTCGTGCCGCCTCAAAAAGCCCGGTATGCCCGGAAATCTGCGTCATCGACCGTGCCAAAGCGACAGGATGCCGTCAAGCAGCATTGCATCGCGCATGGCATCGCGAATGCCTTCTGCATCGACGGTCACTGCGCCGCCTTGACCAAGCGCAATACGCGCCAAGGCCGTCGGTCCTGCAAAAGACATGGGCCGTTCAGGCGCCCGATCGAGCACATCCATCTCACTGTCGATGTCATGGTTGGCAGCCAGATAGGCAATGGCCTCATCTTCCCCGCCGACAGTATCGACAAGACCGACCTCGACGCCGCGCGCACCAGTGAAGGTCGTGCCTTCAAACCCACGGATGACCGCGCCATCAATGCCGCGTCGCTCTTCGATCTGGTCGACAAACCAATCGAAGTTGTCGGCGATCAGCCGCTCTAGTTCAGCGAGCGCTTCCTCGCTTGGCGGCGAAAAGATCGAGGGCTGCGCTTTCAGCTCGCCAGACCGCACCTCATACATGTTCACACCGACCGTATCGAGCAGTTGGGAGACATCAGGAAACTGCGCGACCACGCCTATCGATCCGACGATGGAACCGTTGCGGGCGACGATGTGTTCGCCGGCACTGGCCGCCAAGTAAGCAGCCGACGTGCCGATGCCTTCAATGACGGAAACCAGGGGCTTGGCTTGGCCAAGTTCACGCAGATGTGAATAAATGGTCTCGCCGGCGACCGCGATACCGCCGGGCGAGTTGATCTCTAGGATGACGGCTTTGACGTCGTCATCGTCTTCCAAATCTTCCAGGAGATCGACGAAAGCATCGTCAAAATCGATGAAGCCGTCGAGCTCAACGCGGGCAATGTGTTCGCCTCGTCCGTCAAGCCGCTCGAACAGCCCGGTGGTTTGACCGATGACCGCGAGCACCAAACCAACCAAAAACAGCACCGCCAAGACTCGCCAAAAGCTGCGCGAGCGGCGCAGGCGGCGACGTTCCACCAATGCTTCAGCGGTCAAGCTGTCCATGCTCATAGGTGATGAACTCCGTATGCGATGGCCGACAATTGGGATGGTGTGCGTTGGCTAGCAGCTTGCCATGGCCGCAACAAGACCGTGGCACTGCGCAAAAACCGCGCAAGAAAAAAGCCGGACCACACGGGCCCGGCCTTCAAATGCATTGTCAGACCAGCGAGGCTTAGTCGTTCTTGTCGTCGTCGCCTTTCAGCGCGGCACCGAGAATATCGCCGAGCGATGCACCGGAGTCCGAAGACCCGTACTGTGCCACGGCTTCTTTTTCCTCGGCGATTTCCAGCGCCTTGACCGACACCGATACGCGGTGGGTCTTGCGGTCGAACTGGGTCACACGCGCATCGAAGCGGTCGCCGACCGAGAAACGGTCCGGACGCTGATCGTCGCGATCGCGGGCCAAATCGGAACGACGAACGAAGGCGGTCAGATCGGTATCGACGATCTTCACTTCCACGCCATTGTCCTGAACCACGGTCACCTCACAGGTCACCACAGCGCCACGGCGCACCGTGTCGGACGCGGCGTCGAACGGATCATCGCCAAGCTGCTTGATGCCAAGCGAAATGCGCTCTTTATCGGTGTCGACATCAAGAACCTGGGCACGGATCATCTGACCGCGCTCATACTCTTCGATGACGTCTTCGCCCGGACGGTTCCAGTCGAGATCCGACAGGTGGACCATGCCGTCAATGTCGCCTTCCAGGCCAACGAACAGACCGAACTCGGTCTTGTTCTTCACTTCACCTTCAACGATCGAACCGGCGGGGAATTGCTCAGCGAACGAATCCCATGGGTTGGACAGGGTCTGTTTCAGACCAAGCGAAATGCGGCGCTTGTTGGGGTCGACTTCCAAGATCATGACATCCACTTCCTGGCTGGTGGAAACCAGCTTGGACGGGTGAACGTTCTTCTTGGTCCAGGACATTTCCGACACGTGGATCAGGCCTTCAATACCTGGCTCCAGCTCAACGAATGCACCGTAATCGGTGACGTTGGTCACGCGGCCTGTCATACGGGCGCCAGCTGGGTATTTGGCTTCGATGCCATCCCACGGATCGGCTTCAAGCTGCTTCATGCCTAGCGAGATGCGGTGCGTTTCGTGGTTGATACGCACGATCTGGACTTTGACGGTCTGACCGATGGAAAGAACTTCCGAAGGATGGTTCACGCGGCGCCATGCAATGTCGGTGACGTGCAAGAGACCATCGATGCCACCCAGATCGACGAACGCGCCGTACTCGGTGATGTTTTTCACGATACCATCGATCACCTGACCTTCGGCCAGATTCTGCACCAGCTCCTGGCGCTGTTCGGCACGGCTCTCTTCGAGCACCACGCGGCGGGAAACGACGATGTTGCCGCGACGCTTGTCCATTTTCAGGATTTGGAACGGCTGCGGCGTGTTCATCAGTGGCTGGATGTCACGCACGGGACGGATATCAACCTGGGAGCGGGGCAGGAAGGCCACGGCGCCATCGAGATCGACGGTGTAACCACCTTTGACCACATTGAAGATCTGACCGGTGACTTTCTCGTTGGCGTTGAACGCCACTTCCAGCTTGTCCCAGCTTTCTTCGCGGCGTGCTTTGTCGCGTGAGAGGACAGCTTCACCCATCGCGTTCTCGACGCGCTCCAGGTAAACTTCAACTTCATCGCCGACCGACAGGCCGCCATCTTTGGCGGTTGCGCCGAATTCTTTCAGCGGCACCCGGCCTTCGGTTTTCAGGCCGACATCGATGACGGCGAGATCTTTCTCAATGCCGATCACGGTGCCTTTGACAACGGAACCTTCAAGGACGTCGTTGCCGTCAAAGCTCTCTTCCAGGAGAGCTGCAAAATCTTCGTTCTCGAACGCGGCTGCGCTCGTGTCTGTCATAGCCATGTATGTCTTTTCTTTCCTGCGCCCGTTCGGCCCAAAAGCCGAAAATGGTTGGTGTTGGTTTCAGCCCATCCCGCAAGCCAGGACCCGACAATTTTCGGGCAACTGCACGATGCTAAGCGGTGGATGCGATGAAGCTCCAACCGGCTGGGGCGCGATAGGTGCAGGGCTTAACGGTGTAGGCCAGTGTATCGTTCGGTTAGCTTAGGCGTGTAGCTTGGTCGCCACAAAAGCCCGCGCGGCCTCGAACGCGGCGTCTATACCCAAGTTTGTGGTATCGAGCAACAGGGCATCGCTTGCCTGCGCCAAAGGCGCTTGTGCGCGGCCTGCATCGCGTGCGTCGCGCTTGGCGAGATCAACCTTGATCGCATCGAGTGTGACCGAGGGGTCTTTTTGCACGGCCTGGGCATGGCGGCGCTGCGCACGTGCTTCCAGGCTGGCGGTGATGAAAAGCTTGGCCGGCGCGTTGGGGCAAACCACGGTGCCGATGTCGCGGCCATCGAGCACGGCACCGGGATGGGTGCCAGCAAACGCGCGCTGGGCGTTGAGAAGCGCGGCGCGAACCGGTGGATGCACCGCCACCTTCGAGGCTGCCTCGCCAACATGGTGCTGCGCCAAAACGTTGGGATCGAGCTTTGTAAGGTCGAGCGATTTGGCGACCGTCTCGCAAGCCGCCCGATCGTCTAGGTCGCCACCGGATTCCAACATGGCAAGCCCGACCGCACGGTAGATCAGGCCGGTATCCAGGTGCTTCAGGCCGAAATGCTGCGCCAACTGTTTGGAAATCGTGCCCTTGCCGGACGCCGCCGGTCCGTCAACGGCGATGACGAGTGGGTCAGCCATGGTCAGTCGGCCGTGAG
Protein-coding regions in this window:
- a CDS encoding sensor histidine kinase is translated as MVDRSDDQIRFAETDVGRADGSDLRSSPIGRFVRAWRVRRARRRAATRFTIFSSLTRRILILNLVGLVALVTGILYLNQFREGLIDARVQSLLVQGEIIAGAIVASANVDDDNTIVIDPERLLELQAGESLSVFDDPLESLEFPINPERVAPILRRLITPTGTRARIYDPEGSLIIDSQALYARGAILRFDLPTTTGNEPGWWDKIWQRGQLYLRRFDMPRYEEIGGANGMVLPEVRSAMAGEPASIVRVNDRGELVVSVSVPIQRFRANLGALLLSTQGGDIDAIIFNERMSILRVFLVAAGVMVILSLLLASTIAGPVRKLSDAADRVRYSVKARETLPSFQGRRDEIGHLATTLRGMTDALYNRMDAIESFAADVSHELKNPLTSLRSAVETLPRVTREESRQRLLEVIEHDVMRLDRLISDISDASRLDAELAREDATIIDVKPLIEAVIGVQRELAAKDSISIKLAFTQSGDQGFVLDGHESRLGQVFTNLLDNARSFSPDGGTIHVRVRREEDAIVIDIEDEGPGLRPDVLERIFERFYTDRAEQSGYGNNSGLGLSISRQIIEVHGGTIEAGNRSGPDPDTPGGARFTVRLPASSDDQA
- a CDS encoding HPr kinase/phosphatase C-terminal domain-containing protein, whose product is MAATEESTAEGNAAVHATALALGGVGIMIQGPSGAGKSRLAFALLEAAGCKPSSSKGSQTDAATALIGDDYITLDPGPDGYNLLASPAPNLAGLIEVRSIGILGLPWRASTVVQLSVEMAPLEDLERLPETEMIDVHGHALRHLMVPIGDLAHQMVLVRTAASLITR
- a CDS encoding PTS sugar transporter subunit IIA, coding for MIGLLLVTHGNLALEFKSALEHVVGPQSQLETICIGPDDDMEARRSDIVQAAERADTGNGVIVLTDMFGGTPSNLAISIMDDAKVEVLAGVNLPMLVKLASIRGDMVMADAVAHASEAGRKYISVASQILDAG
- a CDS encoding HPr family phosphocarrier protein; its protein translation is MSEAAETQIPPAPHAQTGRVLTIRNKRGLHARASAKFVQLAESFDAEITVTKGEQSVGGTSIMGLMMLAAAPGCDITVDATGPDADKALSAVCALVDDGFGEED
- a CDS encoding ornithine cyclodeaminase family protein, whose product is MRIITAADIAEVADFRDLVETLRETFRRPPIAPLRHHHTIERPGDAPDSTLLIMPAWTDFVGQGSSAKGYTGVKVVSVVPDNKLRNLPSVVGAYLLLSGESGVPLALLDGQALTLWRTAAASALASSYLSRTDSKRLLMIGAGALAPYLIRAHCAVRPIEHVLIWNRSPERAEKVASRLSDIPARIAVTDDLEGAVRGADIVSSATMSEVPLIEGMWLSAGQHVDLVGAFKPTMRESDSHAITKARVFCDTREGALKESGDLAIPIEEGRFSADDVAGDLFDLCRGERAGRRFYDQTTLFKSVGTAAEDLAVAAHVFARA
- a CDS encoding LapA family protein; the protein is MLGKLASRLWTVLIVLPLAVVLIVFSVANRQSVQISLDPVATDAPWFAVNVPLFVALFAALILGVLIGGIATWFTQGAYRKEARQKKVEATKLARERDVQKEQLNKLSGARALPSPASLR
- a CDS encoding integration host factor subunit beta, coding for MIKSELIQRITERNPHLYQRDIENVVGAILDTVSDALARGDRVELRGFGAFSVKHRPARVGRNPRTGEQVQVDAKAVPFFKTGKEMRQRLNPGDEGA
- the sppA gene encoding signal peptide peptidase SppA — its product is MSMDSLTAEALVERRRLRRSRSFWRVLAVLFLVGLVLAVIGQTTGLFERLDGRGEHIARVELDGFIDFDDAFVDLLEDLEDDDDVKAVILEINSPGGIAVAGETIYSHLRELGQAKPLVSVIEGIGTSAAYLAASAGEHIVARNGSIVGSIGVVAQFPDVSQLLDTVGVNMYEVRSGELKAQPSIFSPPSEEALAELERLIADNFDWFVDQIEERRGIDGAVIRGFEGTTFTGARGVEVGLVDTVGGEDEAIAYLAANHDIDSEMDVLDRAPERPMSFAGPTALARIALGQGGAVTVDAEGIRDAMRDAMLLDGILSLWHGR
- the rpsA gene encoding 30S ribosomal protein S1 yields the protein MTDTSAAAFENEDFAALLEESFDGNDVLEGSVVKGTVIGIEKDLAVIDVGLKTEGRVPLKEFGATAKDGGLSVGDEVEVYLERVENAMGEAVLSRDKARREESWDKLEVAFNANEKVTGQIFNVVKGGYTVDLDGAVAFLPRSQVDIRPVRDIQPLMNTPQPFQILKMDKRRGNIVVSRRVVLEESRAEQRQELVQNLAEGQVIDGIVKNITEYGAFVDLGGIDGLLHVTDIAWRRVNHPSEVLSIGQTVKVQIVRINHETHRISLGMKQLEADPWDGIEAKYPAGARMTGRVTNVTDYGAFVELEPGIEGLIHVSEMSWTKKNVHPSKLVSTSQEVDVMILEVDPNKRRISLGLKQTLSNPWDSFAEQFPAGSIVEGEVKNKTEFGLFVGLEGDIDGMVHLSDLDWNRPGEDVIEEYERGQMIRAQVLDVDTDKERISLGIKQLGDDPFDAASDTVRRGAVVTCEVTVVQDNGVEVKIVDTDLTAFVRRSDLARDRDDQRPDRFSVGDRFDARVTQFDRKTHRVSVSVKALEIAEEKEAVAQYGSSDSGASLGDILGAALKGDDDKND
- a CDS encoding (d)CMP kinase; protein product: MADPLVIAVDGPAASGKGTISKQLAQHFGLKHLDTGLIYRAVGLAMLESGGDLDDRAACETVAKSLDLTKLDPNVLAQHHVGEAASKVAVHPPVRAALLNAQRAFAGTHPGAVLDGRDIGTVVCPNAPAKLFITASLEARAQRRHAQAVQKDPSVTLDAIKVDLAKRDARDAGRAQAPLAQASDALLLDTTNLGIDAAFEAARAFVATKLHA